ACCAACCGCCGCGCCATCCACCGTGTCGGGTCGCCCCGCTCGCCGAGGACAGTGCGGGCGCGCATCGCGCTCACCCAGGGGGCGAAGGTGACCGTCGAGGTCAAGCGGGCGGGGCGGTCGCGGACCGTGGCCCGGGTGACCAAGCGACTCGCGGCCGGCCACCGCACGCTCCGACTCTCGGGCCGGATCGGCGGACGCACCCTGGCCGTCGGTCGCTACACCCTCGTCGTGCGGGCCAAGAACGGGCACGGCGCCAGCCGCACGGTGAAGGTGCCGCTGCGCGTCAAGCGCTGACCCGCGCCTCCGGGACGCTCCGGGACCCGGGTCTCGGGGCTCTCGGCCGGGGCGGGGTTGTAGTCCAGTGAGGGATGGCTCGCCTGCCGCGGTAGTCCAGTGAGGGATGGCTGCGATCGTGCCTCCGGGACAGCCATCCCTCACTGGACTACCCCGAGCGTCGGGCGCAGCGGTGCCACCCGGGCCCGGCCCTACGGGCGTACGTCCCCGCGCTCAGGCGGCGCGGCGGTAGCGGAGGTAGCGCTCGCGCTGTCGGGCGTCGAGCACCCGCCGCTTCGCGACCGTGTCGGTCGTCGTCCACCAGCTCGGCGGGGCCAGCGTCCAGGCGCGCGGTCCGGGGCGGCTGCCGGCCCGGCGCGCGGCGGCGAGCAGGCGGCGTACGAACGCGTCGAGGTCGTTCCAGTCGGTGGCGAGCATCGAGACCGGCTCGAGGCCGAGGTCGCGATAGGCATCCTCCTTGACGGCGTCGGCCGACGCGCCGACGAGGCTGAGGTGGCTGTCGCCGTGGTAGAGCCCGACCAGCCCGGTCACCGGGTCGACGAGGTCGGGCGTCCCGACATGCCGCCCGGCGAGGTCGAAGACCGGGGCGTTGCACCGGGGCCTGCGCAGCCCCGCGCGCCTGGTCCACACACCGCGCATGCGCGTCTCCCGCGGCGACCACGAGTTCTCGTCCGCCTCGACGAGGGCGTCGCGCGCCCGCTGGATGCCGGTGACCGGACCCAGCTGGGCGACGTACGCCGTGACCTCGGCGATCGACACGAGGTCGGCGTAGCAGGCCATGTCGATCGCCTCCACCGCGGCGCCGAGACCGTCGGCGTACCGCATCTCGAACGTCACCGAGCGGACCGCGTGGGTGACCGGCAGCCCGTCGACCACGACGATCTCCCGCGGGTGCAGGAACTCCTGGCTCACCTCGAAGCCGGGCCGCGCGCGTACGTGGCGCCGCGCCACGACGGTCACCGGGCGCGGGCGCGCGCCGTCCCACGTGCCGTCGAACCACGCCGCGCCGAGCCACGCGAGCCCGGCCCATCCGGTCACCGCCTCGTCCACGCCGAGCACGGCGGCAGCCTCCACCGCGCGCTGGTGAGGCGTCTGCGGCACCGAGGCCGGCACGTAGAGGCCGCAGCCGGTCGACCGCCACCGACGACCCCGCGCCTGGCCGCGCGTCGGACCCGACTCCTGAGTGGCATCGACCCGCACGGGGGCGACGAGGCCGGGGCGGTCCGGGTGGAAGGACGGCGGGACGTACATGGAGGGAGCGTTCCCGCCCCGCGGACCGCGTACCGGCCGTCCACAGGGCGGTTTCGGCCCGCGCCTCGCGGGGGTAGTCCAGTGAGGGATGGCTGGAAATGCGGCCCCGGGACAGCCATCCCTCACTGGACTACCACCCGAGGCCCGGCAGCGATGTCAAAGAAACTTGACATCGAGCCGGCCCCGCCCCACGATGGTGTCAAAGAACTTTGACACACGAGGGGACACCATGACCACCACCCGTACCACCCGCTGGACCATCGCCGCTGCCGCCGGCACCGCCGTCGCGGCGGTCGTGGGGCTCGTCGCCGCCACGACGCGGGACGACGCGCCGGACATCGTCACGTTCGCCGTCTTCGCCGCGGCGACGCTCCCGTTCGTCGTCGCGCTCGTGGCCATCGGACTCGACCGCACGGAGCACCCCGAGCAGGCCGAGGACTCCATCGAGTCCCAGTGGACGACCCGCGCCAGCAGCGGCGCCTTCTACGACACCATCGTCGCGATGGCCGTGACCGCCTTCGCCGCCTCCGTGCTCGACTGGGAGACCCTGCCGCTGTGGATCTTCGTCCTGCTCGGCCTGGCCGACATGTCGGCGCGCCTCGTGATCCTCCAGCGCCGGGAGGGCTGATGCACAACCGGCTCAAGGCCCTGCGCGAGGAGGCCGGGCTCTCGCAGGCGGAGTGCGCGGACGCGCTCGGCGTGTCCCGCCAGACGGTGATCTCGATCGAGAAGGGGCACTTCGACCCCCGCCTCTCGCTGGCCTTCCGGATCAGCCGCCTCTTCGACGTCGCCGTCGACGAGGCGTTCACCCCCGACGACTGAATCGGGTTGCCGCGCCCGCCCGCGGACCGGTTGGGTGGCGCCCATGAGCTTCGACGACATGTGGCTGCCCGCCGACCAGGACCCCCGGATGGCGGACCTCCAGCCCACCCGCGGCGAGAAGGAGTGCCTCGTGGGCTACCTCGAGCACTACCGCCAGACCCTCGCCCTCAAGTGCGACGGGCTCGACGCGCAGCAGCTGGCGCTGAAGGCGGTGCCGCCGTCGAACATCTCGCTGCTCGGCCTCGTGCGCCACATGGCCCGGGTGGAGCAGAGCTGGTTCCGGCGGGTCATCGAGGGCCGGATGGAGATCCCGCGGATCTTCCAGGACGAGGACGCGGGCTTCGACCTCCCGGCCGTCGACGACGAGCTGGTCCGTGCCTCCCACGAGCTCTGGCAGGGCGAGATCGCGTACGCCCGGGAGGTCCTCGACCGCACCGACCTCGACGCGGTCGTGGACGTCCACGGCGAGCCGACCGAGGTCCGCGACATCGTCGTGCACATGGTCGAGGAGTACGCCCGCCACTGCGGGCACGCCGACCTCGTGCGCGAGTGCGTCGACGGCCGCACCGGGCAGTAGGGGCGGACACCCACCCGCCGGGGTGGAGCCACCTCCGTACCCTTGCGGCGTGACTGCTGCTTCCGGCTACGGCCTGCTGACCCTCCACGGCGACACCGTCCTCGACGCGTGGTTCCCCTCCCCCGTGCTCGGCGCGACCGAGGGCGGCCCGAGCGAGGAGCTCGCGCACCTCGACGGCGGCGAGGACGACCTGCGCGGCGTCACCCGCGTCGTACGCCTCGTGGAGATCGCCGACCTCGACGCCCCGCCGGTGAGCACCGAGGACGTCTGGCTGCGGCTGCACCTGCTCTCCCACCGGCTCGTGAAGCCCCACGGCGTCAACCTCGAGGGCATCTTCGGCCTGCTCGCCAACGTCGTGTGGACCTCCGCCGGGCCGTGCGCGGTCGAGGGCTTCGAGCAGGTGCGCGCCAAGCTGCGCACGGTCGTCCCGGGCCACGTCGTCCAGGTCTTCGGCGTCGACAAGTTCCCCCGGATGACCGACTACGTCCTGCCCACCGGCGTCCGCATCGCCGACGCCGACCGGGTGCGCCTCGGCGCCCACCTGGCCGAGGGCACGACGGTCATGCACGAGGGCTTCGTCAACTTCAACGCCGGCACGCTCGGCGCCTCGATGGTCGAGGGCCGCATCTCCGCCGGCGTGGTCGTCGGCGACGGCTCCGACGTCGGCGGCGGCTCCTCGATCATGGGCACGCTCTCGGGCGGTGGCAAGGAGACGATCTCGATCGGCCAGCGGTGCCTGCTCGGCGCCAACGCCGGCATCGGCATCTCGCTCGGCGACGACTGCGTCGTCGAGGCGGGCTGCTACGTCACGGCCGGCACCAAGGTGACCGTGAAGGACCTCGACGGCAAGCCGCAGGTCGTCAAGGCCGCCACGCTCTCGGGCGCCGACAACGTGCTGTTCCGCCGCAACTCGGTGTCCGGTGCCGTCGAGGCCGTGCCGTGGAAGGGCGACGGCATCGCGCTCAACGCGGCACTGCACGCCAACTAGCACCCGGAGACGCCCGCCCATGCCCTCCCTGCGCACCGTCGCCGCCGGCACGGTGGTCGCCCTGGGTGCAGCGGTCACCGTCGTGGTGCTGGTCGACCGCGACGGGGTCGACCTGCTCTCGACCACCGGGTGCACCGTCGAGGTCGGTGACCAGAGGGTCGACGTCGACCTCGAACAGGCCGAGAACGCCGCGCTGATCACCGCGATCTCGATCGAGCGGGGCATGCCGGCACGCGCCGCCAGCATCGCGCTGGCGACCGCCTACCAGGAGTCGAAGCTCTACAACATCGACTACGGCGACCGGGACTCCGTCGGCCTCTTCCAGCAGCGCCCGTCGCAGGGCTGGGGCACCGTCGCCCAGCTCACCGACCCGGTCTACGCGACCAACGCCTTCTACGACGCGCTCGCGAAGGTCGAGGGCTACGAGGCGATGGAGATCACCGTCGCCGCGCAGGAGGTGCAGCGCTCTGCCTACCCGGACGCGTACGCCGACCACGAGGCGGACGGCCGCGCGCTCGCGTCGGCGCTCACGGGCAACTCGCCGCGGGCGATGTGGTGCGAGGTGCCCGGTGACCGCGAGGAGGCCGGTGACGTCCTCGACGACAGCGGCCTCGTCGAGCGCGCCGCTGCCGTGCGCGCCGACCTCGAGGAGAGGTTCGGCACCCTGTCGCTCGGCGGCTTCGAGCCCGGCGGCGTCTCGACCGGCCACATGGAGGGGTCGGCGCACTACGAGGGCCGCGCGATCGACATCTTCTACCGCCCGATCAACGCGGAGAGCAGGAAGCGCGGCTGGGCGATGGCGAGCTACCTCGTCGCCAACGCCGACCGGCTCGCGATCCGGACCCTGATCTTCGACGGGCGGATCTGGCAGGCGGGCGACGACGACGGCTGGCGGAGGTATCGCGTGCCGTCGTCGTCACGCGGCGACCGGGCGATCCTCGAGCACCGCGACCACGTGCACGTCGACGTGTTCGACTGACCCGCCCGTCAGCGCAGGCGCGTCAGGGTCGGTCCTGCCAGTCGGGCTGCGACCCGACGGCCAGCACCGTGCGGCCGTAGCCGTCGGCCCGCGCCCGGACCACGACCGCGACCCCGTCGCGGGTGGTGGAGAGGGCGAGGAACTGTCCCGAGGGTGACGGCGCGCCGCCGGTGTCGCCGTCGAGGGACCGGAAGCCGGGGTAGACGATCAGCAGCGGCGCGTCGACGTCCTCGCCGTACTGGCCCGTGTCGCGCTGGGTGTAGCCGAACTGGTTGGCCGGGCCCCAGAACAGGTCGCTCCACTCGAGGTAGCCGCAGCAGTCGGCACCGCTCGCCGCGACCTGCCGGCGCTCGCCCGTCGCGGTGTCGTAGTGGTCGATCCGGTCGTCGTAGTAGCAGTCGGACCCGAGGAGCGCGATCCGGCCGTCGGGCGACCAGGAGAGGAAGCGGTTGACGTAGACCGGGTAGCGGATGCTCGGGTCGCCCTCGTCGCAGAAGCCGCCGGTCGGGTACGCCTCGACCGCCTGCACGCCGAACGGCGGCTGCGACGCCGCGGTCACGAGCTGCCCCTGGCCGTCGGAGAAGGCGAGACGGCGCCCAGCGGGCGCCCACGTGGCGCCGAGGCTGGTCACGTCGCCGGTCGTGGTGACCGCGCGCTGGCGTCCGCCGCCGGACGACATCACCCAGATGTCGCGGCGTCCGCCGGCCTCGTGGAGGTACGCGATCCGCTGGCCGTCGGGCGACCACTGCGGATGGCTGTTGGTGCCGCGGGTGGTGAGCTGGCGGACGTCGCCGCCCCACCGGTCCATCGAGAAGACCTGCCCGTCGCGGACGAAGGCGATCCGTCCGTCGAGGCCGGCCCGGCGGGCCTGCGCGGGCGCCGGGCGGGAGTCCGCCGAGGTCGCGGCGGGTGCCGCGGCTCCGGCCGCGCCGGTGCCGGTGCCCACGCCGGCCAGGAGGGCGGCCAGTCCCGTGGCGAGCGCGACGAGGGCGGTCGCGAGGGGGCGCCCGGGGCGGCGCGATCGACGGTGCGACATGTGGTCTCCTGTCCCGAGCACGGTGGTGGTCCCACGCTAGGAACGGCACGCCCGCGGTGTCATCACCCGGACTGGGTAACCGGCCCTGCCTCGCGGTCAGAAGGCGGTGCGGACCGCCGCCATGTCGTCGGCGCCGCGTCCGGCCGCGCTGGTCGCCTCGAACAGGTCGAGCACGGCCGTCAGCAGCCGGTCGTCGGTCGAGCTGGCCCGCGCGGCGTCCCGGATCAGGGCGAGGTCCTTGCGCACCCCGTCGACCGCGAACGACGGCGGGTAGTCGCCCGCGAGCATCGCCGCCCCCTTGACGTGGGCGTACGGCGTGTCGACCGCGCCGCCCTCGATCGCGTCGAGGAACAGGCGCGGGTCGAGGCCGAGCGCCTCGGCGAGCGCGACCGACTGGCCGACCGCGGCCGTGAGCGAGGCGACCCAGGCGTTGCAGACCAG
Above is a genomic segment from Nocardioides okcheonensis containing:
- a CDS encoding helix-turn-helix transcriptional regulator; the protein is MHNRLKALREEAGLSQAECADALGVSRQTVISIEKGHFDPRLSLAFRISRLFDVAVDEAFTPDD
- a CDS encoding DinB family protein; translated protein: MSFDDMWLPADQDPRMADLQPTRGEKECLVGYLEHYRQTLALKCDGLDAQQLALKAVPPSNISLLGLVRHMARVEQSWFRRVIEGRMEIPRIFQDEDAGFDLPAVDDELVRASHELWQGEIAYAREVLDRTDLDAVVDVHGEPTEVRDIVVHMVEEYARHCGHADLVRECVDGRTGQ
- the dapD gene encoding 2,3,4,5-tetrahydropyridine-2,6-dicarboxylate N-succinyltransferase, whose translation is MTAASGYGLLTLHGDTVLDAWFPSPVLGATEGGPSEELAHLDGGEDDLRGVTRVVRLVEIADLDAPPVSTEDVWLRLHLLSHRLVKPHGVNLEGIFGLLANVVWTSAGPCAVEGFEQVRAKLRTVVPGHVVQVFGVDKFPRMTDYVLPTGVRIADADRVRLGAHLAEGTTVMHEGFVNFNAGTLGASMVEGRISAGVVVGDGSDVGGGSSIMGTLSGGGKETISIGQRCLLGANAGIGISLGDDCVVEAGCYVTAGTKVTVKDLDGKPQVVKAATLSGADNVLFRRNSVSGAVEAVPWKGDGIALNAALHAN